A genome region from Sceloporus undulatus isolate JIND9_A2432 ecotype Alabama chromosome 1, SceUnd_v1.1, whole genome shotgun sequence includes the following:
- the CEP57L1 gene encoding centrosomal protein CEP57L1 isoform X1 translates to MESFDNESKHSYIGSFLLPPGKIGSDLGPKKKTAIPADTPAPNNQALVAALRTLQEKIHRLELERSQAEDDLNALSKEAAQYKRTLQHESNEKDISHEEMTQERKDVSMQLGAAQTRCSLLEKQLDYMRRMVISAQLEKKQVLEQQIQLQKEKDQDQVELCAKLEKLEILEKECWRLTSTQKTAEEKIKCLEQKLQEEQHQRKLIQDKAAQLQTGLEMNRILLSSFSPQKDMKKKSKKKKVVKKNPDLKKTHGSPPPQSTGMLPFVAGKSASSSHSVVANVQSVLHMMKYRSPCVTSLYPEGTENRTSRRAALSRSVSCTTSSSTTDSLSDLLLIMQDELGQMSFEHQELLKQIQETQDQDIREDLERELDCLVKQMEVKGEQISKLKKHQEHVYKMRQRAQKLKRKVASAAPNLDELKGTKETAVTPRHGVRSTCCANRSTSSLQLLKCAQKLQSVLKKDDIVWEQ, encoded by the exons ATGGAG TCTTTTGATAATGAGTCAAAGCACAGCTACATAGGCAGCTTTCTTCTGCCTCCAGGCAAAATAGGCTCTGATCTTGGGCCAAAGAAGAAAACAGCTATTCCAGCAGACACTCCTGCACCAAACAACCAAG CTCTAGTGGCAGCCCTCAGAACTCTTCAAGAAAAGATCCATCGCCTGGAACTAGAACGATCACAGGCTGAAGATGACCTGAATGCTCTGTCGAAAGAAGCAGCCCAGTACAAAAGGACTTTGCAACATGAATCGAATGAGAAAGATATAAGTCATGAAGAAATGACACAGGAGAGGAAAG aTGTGAGCATGCAGTTAGGGGCAGCACAAACACGTTGCTCCTTGCTGGAAAAACAGCTAGATTACATGAGGAGAATGGTGATCAGTGCACAGTTGGAAAAGAAGCAGGTGCTAGAGCAGCAA ATCCAGCTTCAGAAGGAAAAGGACCAGGATCAGGTGGAGTTATGTGCAAAACTTGAAAAGCTTGAAATCCTGGAAAAAGAATGTTGGAGACTTACTAGCACTCAGAAAACTGCAGAA gaAAAGATCAAATGCCTAGAGCAGAAGCTTCAAGAAGAGCAACATCAGCGCAAGCTAATACAAGATAAAGCAGCACAG CTGCAAACAGGACTTGAGATGAACAGAATTCTCCTGTCTTCATTTTCACCACAAAAAGATATGAAGAAaaaaagcaagaagaagaaagttgTAAAG AAAAATCCAGATTTGAAGAAAACCCATGGCTCACCGCCACCCCAATCGACTGGAATGCTACCTTTTGTTGCTGGGAAG TCTGCCAGCTCAAGTCACTCTGTTGTTGCAAATGTTCAAAGTGTCCTACATATGATGAAATACCGGAGTCCATGTGTAACTTCACTTTATCCAGAAGGGACTGAAAATAGGACTTCAAGAAGGGCTGCTCTGTCCAGATCAGTATCTTGCACCACTTCTTCTTCGACGACAGACAGTCTTTCTGATCTTCTCTTGATCATGCAGGATGAGCTGGGACAAATGAGCTT TGAACATCAAGAGCTGTTAAAGCAGATACAAGAAACTCAAGATCAAGACATTCGGGAAGACTTAGAACGGGAACTGGATTGTCTTGTAAAGCAGATGGAGGTTAAAGGAGAGCAAATTTCAAAACTGAAAAAACACCAAGAACAT gttTATAAGATGAGGCAGAGGGCTCAAAAACTGAAGAGGAAAGTAGCTAGTGCTGCACCAAACCTTGATGAATTAAAAGGAACTAAAGAGACTGCTGTCACCCCAAGACATGGTGTCCGCAGCACCTGTTGTGCGAACAGGAGCACAAGTTCTCTTCAGCTATTAAAATGTGCTCAAAAGCTTCAGTCAGTGTTGAAGAAAGATGATATTGTATGGGAACAATAG
- the CEP57L1 gene encoding centrosomal protein CEP57L1 isoform X3, giving the protein MTQERKDVSMQLGAAQTRCSLLEKQLDYMRRMVISAQLEKKQVLEQQIQLQKEKDQDQVELCAKLEKLEILEKECWRLTSTQKTAEEKIKCLEQKLQEEQHQRKLIQDKAAQLQTGLEMNRILLSSFSPQKDMKKKSKKKKVVKKNPDLKKTHGSPPPQSTGMLPFVAGKSASSSHSVVANVQSVLHMMKYRSPCVTSLYPEGTENRTSRRAALSRSVSCTTSSSTTDSLSDLLLIMQDELGQMSFEHQELLKQIQETQDQDIREDLERELDCLVKQMEVKGEQISKLKKHQEHVYKMRQRAQKLKRKVASAAPNLDELKGTKETAVTPRHGVRSTCCANRSTSSLQLLKCAQKLQSVLKKDDIVWEQ; this is encoded by the exons ATGACACAGGAGAGGAAAG aTGTGAGCATGCAGTTAGGGGCAGCACAAACACGTTGCTCCTTGCTGGAAAAACAGCTAGATTACATGAGGAGAATGGTGATCAGTGCACAGTTGGAAAAGAAGCAGGTGCTAGAGCAGCAA ATCCAGCTTCAGAAGGAAAAGGACCAGGATCAGGTGGAGTTATGTGCAAAACTTGAAAAGCTTGAAATCCTGGAAAAAGAATGTTGGAGACTTACTAGCACTCAGAAAACTGCAGAA gaAAAGATCAAATGCCTAGAGCAGAAGCTTCAAGAAGAGCAACATCAGCGCAAGCTAATACAAGATAAAGCAGCACAG CTGCAAACAGGACTTGAGATGAACAGAATTCTCCTGTCTTCATTTTCACCACAAAAAGATATGAAGAAaaaaagcaagaagaagaaagttgTAAAG AAAAATCCAGATTTGAAGAAAACCCATGGCTCACCGCCACCCCAATCGACTGGAATGCTACCTTTTGTTGCTGGGAAG TCTGCCAGCTCAAGTCACTCTGTTGTTGCAAATGTTCAAAGTGTCCTACATATGATGAAATACCGGAGTCCATGTGTAACTTCACTTTATCCAGAAGGGACTGAAAATAGGACTTCAAGAAGGGCTGCTCTGTCCAGATCAGTATCTTGCACCACTTCTTCTTCGACGACAGACAGTCTTTCTGATCTTCTCTTGATCATGCAGGATGAGCTGGGACAAATGAGCTT TGAACATCAAGAGCTGTTAAAGCAGATACAAGAAACTCAAGATCAAGACATTCGGGAAGACTTAGAACGGGAACTGGATTGTCTTGTAAAGCAGATGGAGGTTAAAGGAGAGCAAATTTCAAAACTGAAAAAACACCAAGAACAT gttTATAAGATGAGGCAGAGGGCTCAAAAACTGAAGAGGAAAGTAGCTAGTGCTGCACCAAACCTTGATGAATTAAAAGGAACTAAAGAGACTGCTGTCACCCCAAGACATGGTGTCCGCAGCACCTGTTGTGCGAACAGGAGCACAAGTTCTCTTCAGCTATTAAAATGTGCTCAAAAGCTTCAGTCAGTGTTGAAGAAAGATGATATTGTATGGGAACAATAG
- the CEP57L1 gene encoding centrosomal protein CEP57L1 isoform X2, whose protein sequence is MESFDNESKHSYIGSFLLPPGKIGSDLGPKKKTAIPADTPAPNNQDVSMQLGAAQTRCSLLEKQLDYMRRMVISAQLEKKQVLEQQIQLQKEKDQDQVELCAKLEKLEILEKECWRLTSTQKTAEEKIKCLEQKLQEEQHQRKLIQDKAAQLQTGLEMNRILLSSFSPQKDMKKKSKKKKVVKKNPDLKKTHGSPPPQSTGMLPFVAGKSASSSHSVVANVQSVLHMMKYRSPCVTSLYPEGTENRTSRRAALSRSVSCTTSSSTTDSLSDLLLIMQDELGQMSFEHQELLKQIQETQDQDIREDLERELDCLVKQMEVKGEQISKLKKHQEHVYKMRQRAQKLKRKVASAAPNLDELKGTKETAVTPRHGVRSTCCANRSTSSLQLLKCAQKLQSVLKKDDIVWEQ, encoded by the exons ATGGAG TCTTTTGATAATGAGTCAAAGCACAGCTACATAGGCAGCTTTCTTCTGCCTCCAGGCAAAATAGGCTCTGATCTTGGGCCAAAGAAGAAAACAGCTATTCCAGCAGACACTCCTGCACCAAACAACCAAG aTGTGAGCATGCAGTTAGGGGCAGCACAAACACGTTGCTCCTTGCTGGAAAAACAGCTAGATTACATGAGGAGAATGGTGATCAGTGCACAGTTGGAAAAGAAGCAGGTGCTAGAGCAGCAA ATCCAGCTTCAGAAGGAAAAGGACCAGGATCAGGTGGAGTTATGTGCAAAACTTGAAAAGCTTGAAATCCTGGAAAAAGAATGTTGGAGACTTACTAGCACTCAGAAAACTGCAGAA gaAAAGATCAAATGCCTAGAGCAGAAGCTTCAAGAAGAGCAACATCAGCGCAAGCTAATACAAGATAAAGCAGCACAG CTGCAAACAGGACTTGAGATGAACAGAATTCTCCTGTCTTCATTTTCACCACAAAAAGATATGAAGAAaaaaagcaagaagaagaaagttgTAAAG AAAAATCCAGATTTGAAGAAAACCCATGGCTCACCGCCACCCCAATCGACTGGAATGCTACCTTTTGTTGCTGGGAAG TCTGCCAGCTCAAGTCACTCTGTTGTTGCAAATGTTCAAAGTGTCCTACATATGATGAAATACCGGAGTCCATGTGTAACTTCACTTTATCCAGAAGGGACTGAAAATAGGACTTCAAGAAGGGCTGCTCTGTCCAGATCAGTATCTTGCACCACTTCTTCTTCGACGACAGACAGTCTTTCTGATCTTCTCTTGATCATGCAGGATGAGCTGGGACAAATGAGCTT TGAACATCAAGAGCTGTTAAAGCAGATACAAGAAACTCAAGATCAAGACATTCGGGAAGACTTAGAACGGGAACTGGATTGTCTTGTAAAGCAGATGGAGGTTAAAGGAGAGCAAATTTCAAAACTGAAAAAACACCAAGAACAT gttTATAAGATGAGGCAGAGGGCTCAAAAACTGAAGAGGAAAGTAGCTAGTGCTGCACCAAACCTTGATGAATTAAAAGGAACTAAAGAGACTGCTGTCACCCCAAGACATGGTGTCCGCAGCACCTGTTGTGCGAACAGGAGCACAAGTTCTCTTCAGCTATTAAAATGTGCTCAAAAGCTTCAGTCAGTGTTGAAGAAAGATGATATTGTATGGGAACAATAG